Proteins encoded within one genomic window of Alcanivorax sp. REN37:
- the ahpF gene encoding alkyl hydroperoxide reductase subunit F encodes MLDANLKAQMNAYMERIDQPVELVASLDDGAKSQELLELLREIEGMSAKISLRTDGDDARVPSFSINRPDGSVSLRFAGIPMGHEFTSLVLALLQVGGYPPKVSDDTIAQIKALTGDYQFETYFSLSCQNCPDIVQALNLMAVLNPRVKHVAIDGALFQDEVEARQVMAVPSVYLNGEQFHQGRASLEEFIAKLDTGAAARDAEAMNAKDAFDVLVVGGGPAGAAAAIYAARKGIRTGVAAERFGGQVLDTLAIENFISVPETEGPKLATALEQHVRAYDVDIMNVQRATKVIPAGADGLHQVQFESGATLKTKALVLATGARWREVNVPGEQEYRGRGVAYCPHCDGPLFKGKKVAVIGGGNSGIEAAIDLAGIVEHVTVLEFDKVLRADAVLQKKLASLPNVTVHTSAQTTEITGDGQRVNGLVFKDRNDDREHKVELAGVFVQIGLVPNTDFLKDTVALSRHGEIEIDARGQTSVPGIFAAGDVTTTPYKQIVIAMGGGATAALSAFDHLIRSSVSE; translated from the coding sequence ATGTTGGATGCCAACCTCAAAGCCCAAATGAATGCCTACATGGAACGCATTGATCAGCCGGTGGAGCTGGTGGCGTCCCTCGACGACGGCGCCAAATCCCAGGAACTGCTGGAGCTGTTGCGTGAAATTGAAGGCATGTCTGCCAAGATCAGCCTGCGCACCGACGGTGACGATGCCCGCGTGCCCTCGTTCTCGATCAACCGCCCCGATGGGTCTGTCAGCCTGCGTTTCGCCGGTATCCCCATGGGCCACGAATTCACGTCGCTGGTGCTGGCACTGCTGCAAGTCGGCGGCTACCCGCCCAAAGTCAGCGACGACACCATTGCGCAAATCAAAGCGCTGACTGGCGATTATCAGTTCGAAACTTACTTCTCGCTGTCCTGCCAGAACTGCCCTGACATCGTGCAGGCGCTGAACTTGATGGCGGTGCTCAACCCACGCGTCAAGCACGTCGCCATTGACGGCGCGCTGTTCCAAGACGAAGTGGAAGCACGCCAGGTGATGGCGGTGCCCAGCGTCTACCTGAACGGCGAACAGTTCCACCAGGGCCGCGCCTCGCTGGAAGAGTTCATCGCCAAGCTCGACACCGGCGCGGCCGCCCGCGATGCCGAAGCCATGAATGCCAAAGATGCGTTCGATGTACTGGTGGTGGGCGGTGGCCCGGCCGGTGCCGCAGCGGCGATCTACGCCGCCCGTAAAGGCATCCGCACCGGCGTCGCTGCCGAGCGCTTCGGTGGCCAGGTGCTGGACACCTTGGCGATCGAGAACTTCATCTCGGTGCCGGAAACCGAAGGCCCGAAACTGGCCACGGCGCTGGAACAGCACGTACGCGCTTACGACGTTGACATCATGAACGTGCAGCGCGCCACCAAGGTGATCCCGGCCGGTGCCGACGGTCTGCACCAGGTGCAGTTCGAGTCCGGCGCCACGCTGAAAACCAAAGCGCTGGTACTGGCCACCGGTGCCCGCTGGCGCGAAGTGAACGTGCCCGGCGAGCAGGAATACCGCGGCCGTGGCGTGGCCTACTGCCCGCACTGTGACGGCCCGTTGTTCAAGGGCAAAAAAGTGGCCGTGATCGGCGGCGGTAACTCCGGCATCGAAGCCGCCATCGACTTGGCGGGCATTGTCGAGCACGTCACTGTGCTGGAGTTCGACAAAGTGCTGCGTGCCGATGCGGTGCTGCAGAAGAAACTGGCCAGCTTGCCCAACGTCACCGTGCACACCAGTGCCCAGACCACCGAGATCACCGGTGATGGCCAGCGCGTCAACGGCTTGGTGTTCAAGGATCGCAACGACGACCGCGAGCACAAGGTCGAACTGGCCGGCGTGTTTGTGCAGATCGGCTTGGTGCCGAACACTGATTTCCTCAAGGACACGGTGGCCCTCAGCCGCCACGGGGAAATCGAGATCGACGCCCGTGGCCAGACGTCAGTACCCGGCATCTTCGCCGCCGGTGATGTCACCACCACGCCATACAAGCAGATCGTGATCGCCATGGGCGGCGGTGCCACCGCCGCACTGAGTGCCTTCGATCACCTGATCCGCTCGTCCGTCAGCGAGTAA